The sequence TTAAAGGTACCAGCGATATACCTTTGTCCGAAAAAGGCAGGGAAAAGCTGCAAAAAGCTTCACAATTTCTCACACGTTTTAATTTTGATCACATATACACATCCGCTCTTTCAAGGTGCATTGAAAGCGGGAAAATCATTGCCGAACCCCACAACATCGAGACGGAAATTGCCGAGGCCTTCAACGAAATCCATTTCGGCATCTGGGAAGGAAGAAGCTTTGAAGAAATAGATGAGGAAAACCCGACAGAATTCCGAAGATGGGTAAAAAACCCGGATATTCACACCCCGCCTCAAGGCGAACCTCTCATAGACGCCCAGCAAAGAAGCGTTGGCATTTTCAATGAAATGATAAGCAGGCACAGAGGACAAAATGTTGCAGTAGTCACCCATGCAGGCATACTAAGGCTCATACTCGCTTCGATCCTCGGCATGCAATTATCCTCAATATTCAAGATTGGCCAGGACTACGGCTGTATTAATATAATAGACATTTACAAGGATGATATTACTGTAATAAAGCTTCTCAATTTTACCTTGTACTAGAGGTGGTCAAGTTCTTTCAGGCTACTCCCAACAATACTTATTTCTGACCTGTTTCGCTCAGTTTCTTCCGGCACCAGGACTCGTATTTGGCTGCCGCAATGAGATACCCTTCTACTGTAAAGGGTGGTGTATTCAGCTCTTTTAAGATGCCTGCGTTTATTGACCCCTTAGCGGCAATTTCTTGACCAGCCTTTTTGATAAGCTCAATGTGCCGATTTAATGCATCCGGTTCCATCTGGATAGCAATGGAACCGGGGACGCATATCTCCGCAACGGCCTCAGAGCCGAAATTCAATGCCTGGGCGCGATATGTAGCGATAAGCGGTTCAAATGTTTCCATTTCCGGAAAACCCGATGTGGAAATAAGCATGAATTTTGCCGGCATACGCCAGGAAAAGAGGTGCCTTACTCTGCCGAAACGATCTTTGTTTAAAAAACCCTGCATGCAGCATACAGAGCGATCCATGACCTTTTTTAGCTGGGCGGACATATTGTCAGTATACACAGGCGTTGCCAACACCAACACATCCGATTTCTTCATCTTTTTATAGATATGTTCCATATCATCTTTGACGGCGCATTCTCCCAGAGTCTTGTGCATACATGAGAGACAGGCTGTGCATGGTGATATATCAAGACTTTGTACATTAAATTCTGTTACGCTTGCATTGCCGTCAATTAAGCCTTCAACGAAACTCTTGAGCAATCTTCCCGTTACTCCTTTCTGTCCTCTTGCGCTGCCGTTAAGAATCAATACCTCCATAACACCCTCCAAAGTTTTTTAATTCTATTAAAATCTTCCAAACATTTATCAATTAGATAATACTATTGACATTATTTTACTACAAGAACAAACTTATCCAAAAGATGGTCAAGTTCTTTCACAAGTTTTAAAGGGGATGAGTTATCGCCTTTTTATCTTTTCTCCCTGATGATAAGCTCAGGTTTTTTAAGGAATACAACTGTATCGGGGGGAACGGATTCTGTAAGCCAAACATTGCCGCCAATGACAGAGTTGCGGCCAATGACCGTATCGCCGCCAAGTATGGTTGCGTTCGCATAGATAATCACATCATCTTCGATGGTAGGGTGACGTTTTTTGTCCCTTAGCTGTTGACACTCATCCTTATTCAGTGAAAGTGCGCCAAGAGTTACACCCTGATATATTCTAACACGGTCGCCGATAACCGTTGTTTCACCAATAACCACGCCTGTTCCATGGTCGATAAAAAACCTCTCGCCGATCTGAACTCCCGGATGGATATCAATGCCGGTGCGGCCATGGGCATACTCCGTCATGATCCTCGGTATAAGTGGGATATTCTGTTTGTAGAGATGATTGGCAATACGATATACAGTAATGGCAAAGAGACCCGGATAGCTGAATATGATTTCATCAAAATTCTTTGAAGCAGGATCTCCTTCATAAGCAGCACGGATATCATCTCCAAGCATTTTTTGGAGTTGAGGCAAATCACGCATAAGTTGTATGGCAGCTTTCTGGCCCCTTTCTTCACAACCGGTGCAGGGTTGATTAAAACGAATGCAGTCATGTCTTATTGCAAAAGTAGCCTGTTGCGAAAGCACATCGAAGAATTCCGTTGCTTCCCGACCAAGACAGTAATTCAAATTAACCTCATCAAGGACAGTATCTGTGAAGTATCCCGGATAAACAATACGGCAAACTCTCTCTAAAATATCTATAACCGATGCCCTTGACGGTATAGGCTCGGGGTCTGTGTGGCTGAAGCAATCATTTTTTTCGTATGACATTACAAGTTGGTTTACCAATGAAGGGATCTCTCTGCGAAAACCCATTTTATTAGAAATATCAATCTTGCATTCCTGTTTTCTGCTTACAGGTTTTACTTTCTTATTCATAATACCTCCATTATATATACAGCCTACAACACGTTATACAGCAAAGTTTCCGCAGGCGTCAACAAGTTTGTGGAGACCCCGGGGTCATGTCTGACATTTGAAAATATCCTTTATGTATTTATAAATGAATCAATTTTTCAATTTCTTTTTTTAGTTGCGGGATATCTTTCTTGACGGTATTCCAGACCGCATCAATGTTGACACTTTAAGCGTAATGAGCATGTTTGCCTCAGGACAGTCCGACACCGTTGCTTATCCTGATGTAAAATATGTGTTAAAACAAATTTATATTAATTCTGTGAGCTCTACAAAAATTCATTATGCTTTTTTATCAATTTCGTGATAATCAAAGACAGGGCACTGAAACGCATATGCAACATATAGACAAGAGAAAAACATGCATTGCCCTTTTAGTGAAAATTGTATTGTCTGCGAGTAAATTCCTGTGCTATATAAAATAAATCATGCCGACGTAGCTCAGGGGTAGAGCAGCTCACTCGTAATGAGCAGGTCGCGGGTTCGAATCCCATCGTCGGCTTTATTATTATCAAGGGTTTGTGGGTAATCGTTCAACAAGATTTTTTCTTTGGTGTCCGTATTGGTATCCACCATACCATCTAACCTCTTTATTTCTTTCTGTTCAAAATCATCCGGTGAAACAACATAATATTTCATTGTGTCAAACCAAAATAGAAATGTCCTATCCTTACCAAAATAGAAATGTTGTATGTTTCGTTTGCACATTTATTGAATTATTGAAACACATTCCCTCTTGCTAAATCCATCTACTGTTAGCTGCCTCTCCAGCTTCAAGAATCCTGCATTTCCACTTCACACCAGTTTAATTTGCTTTTCAAATGTTTTCCCGCTTTTTTCATCATGTCCCGCATAAAGCGGGATTAAACCGTACACTATTCACCATTCACCATTCACTATTCACTATTTTTATACTTGTGGTGGTCTTTTCTTGCCGTATGGGGTTATAAACATCTCCTGCTGGACATGATTACAGAAAACCTGTAGTTCATAGAGATATTTTTCAACATCTTCCCTTATATAGGTTCCAATGCCTTTATCAAAATCTGTTTTTATGGATATAAGGCCTTTGACTTGTTTCTTAACGGATTTGGGCTTTGTATCAACAGGGGCAGGTTTGATTTTCTTGTACGCAGTAAGGATTCTTTCAAGTGTAGCATTGGTTACCGGTGTCTTTATGACAGTATCGAATATATTCTTAAGATCGGGGCATTCGAGGTTTGCGGCAAAAAGATAACCCTGGGAAACAGGGAGATTTCCCGACCTGATTTCGGCTTGAATTTCAGGAGAAAGTTTTAAAAGTGAAATTATGTTAAACAGCGTAGATATTGACTTTCCAGTGATTTCAATTATAACGCCAACTGTTGGCGTTAACTGGTTTGATATATCATCGGTTCTCAACTTGTATCTTACTAACTCACTCATGACTCCACCCACATCGTACCCTTTATCAGGATGTTTCGCCTGAATATATGTAAGAATTCCTTTGGCCTGATCTATGGGATTTAAGTCTTCCCGCTGGAGGTTCTCAGTCAGTTGAAGGGCTATAGTGTCACCCAATTCCTTGCCTGCTTCAATAACTCTCACCGGTACGGTTTCAAGTCCTAATTGCTTGGCTGCCACAAGACGTCTCTCTCCGCAGATAAGTAGATATGTCCCGTCATCCTGAGCTGTTACAATGAGAGGTTCTAAGATACCTTTGTCTTTGATTGACTGCATAAGTGGCTTGAATGAGTCCGTTTCAATATTGATGCTTGATCTCACCTGTTCCATTACCACAATCTTTTCTACGGGAATGTACAGAAACTCAGGATTTACAGTTGTTTTCTTTGTTGCCATATTACCCCCTCTACCTTTAATTGGTTTTGTAAAAAAGCTTATTGCTATCCTCTCGCCCACTCCCATGCGGTCGTTCGAGTACGCGGAGATCGCAGAGTTAAAACTTATTTTTGCCGGAATTGAGAGAATGATTCATTCCGGCAAACCTGCACACCCTGCGGGTAAAAACTAACATCTGCCCCGAAGGGGCATGAAATGTGAGCAGAATCAGTCAGTCTCAGGATACTGCTCACAGATAAATTTGCCTTTCTCTGCGTACCCTGCGTTCTCTGCGAGAGACAATGCCTTAAAATCTTTTATCCTCTCGCCCTCTCCTATACGGTCTTTCGAGTACGCGGAGAGCGCAGAGTTTTATATAGCTTTTCGGACACTCCCCTGGTGTTTTTTTAATTGTCTTGTGAGTTTACCTTGATGTTGTTATTAATTGTAGATATTTAAGAACAATGTGTCAAGACATTTCCGGGGGTTATGCAGAGCTGACAGGCGTTACGCATCCTCCCCATTTCTAGCAAATTAGTTGAGAATGTGTTTTATGAAAATTATTAAATTTACCAAAGTAAGCGGCTTCGCAGTTTTCCGGAATTAAGAATTACCAAGAGAGGGGGGCTATTTCTTCCCAATATTATTTAATGTTTTAAGAAAATATTCCTTTCTTTACGCGTTCAAGAGGGCCATCAAAAAGTTTCTTATTTTTTAAAGAACATCCCGTCCACGTTCCCATTACATTTCAAGAGGGTCTCTGCCTCACTTGTCAGGGCTCAAACACCGAGTTAATCGGTTGCAATCTCTTTCATACAATCTGGCAGTATTATTTGGTGCATAAGAGAATTTCCCTTTAATTCAATCATTTTCAGTTTAATCATCTGGTCTTTGGCCTCACTACACCCGAAATATAGGCTTCTGGCAAGAGGAACAGTGTCACCAGCAGAGAAATACATGTTTTGCAGCTTTGCTTTTTTGTCACTACTCAAATTAGGGCTTCCGTCATATATACTGATGCTATCCATTCCGCTTTCAATGTTGAACGTTTTTTCACCCGTCCTGCCAGTTAGTCGATACCAAAACATTAAGCGTAGGAAATTTTTCTCGCTTTTGGGTTCACCTCCCAATGTTTTCTCTATCGTATGAAGCATAATATTTTGGCCTACATTCACCGAGCATTTGTCTTTAAAGCATCCAGAGTATGTGTGCTTTGATTTTCCCACTTGAAATGAGATTTCTCCTTTGACAGTCGTTTTCTCGCTTTGCTGTGCTTCACAAATCCTACCAAAACCAAAAATACTTATAATCATTATTAGTACTATTACAGTCTTTTTCATCTGTCTCCTCTTTTTAGTCAAGAATACGCTTATGTAAAGTTTGCGCTATTTTGTCTTGCCTATAAATAGCAAAGAACAAGTTTTACAGAAATCTTCTGAGATATTGAAATATCAAACAATATAACCCCCGCCCATAAAAACATAATTATTTTTCCATTCCTGCTTCAACGACTCCCCACTTAAGTATTTATTGTCCTTCAATTCTTTATTAATTTCAAGCAGTAAATACAGAAACTTAATTGAATACGGTTTGAAATGTTCTGTCTCTAAAATTGTTATAGAGGCTTTACTACAGGAAGCACTTATTAACTTATTATAAAAATTCAATCTGATTTTTCATTTCTTCAGGCGTTATGATCTCGGCATAAACAGACAGCCTTCTAATACATTCGCCAATACCATATTTATTCATTTTTGAAAAAATAACCCCTGGATGATTCAGTCCCTTTTCATTTGCACGCTTTGCAATATTAAGGAAATGGTGGTCATGGGTAAACAAGACGGCGTTAATTTTACGGGCATAATTGAAATGTTCTATATCGGATTTCCCGATTAAGCCTTCATCAATAGCAGTAAGAACCTCTATTCCTTGTTTTTTTAATCCTTTTGCTATTGAAATATCAACATTTTCATCTATGTAGATTTTTAATTTTCCCAAGCTTTTTCTCCAGAACTGATGAATGCACGGATTCTAATTTCTCTATTTCTTCAAGCTCATCTTTCCATATTTTATCAATTACATTTTTGTTTTCATAATAATATGAAAGGGCATCGTGCACTTGTGCAAGATCAAGGTGCGGGTGTGCATTGGTAATTTCTTCAGGAGACATGCCCATAAGCCCATATCTTATTGCAATATCAAGAACACGAATGCCGGTACCGGCTATAATCGGTTCACCGTTTCTAATCTTTTTATCTATTGTTATGTAAGGATGATCTATTCTTTTAGCTGCAACTC is a genomic window of Pseudomonadota bacterium containing:
- a CDS encoding DUF433 domain-containing protein — translated: MGVAAKRIDHPYITIDKKIRNGEPIIAGTGIRVLDIAIRYGLMGMSPEEITNAHPHLDLAQVHDALSYYYENKNVIDKIWKDELEEIEKLESVHSSVLEKKLGKIKNLHR
- a CDS encoding DUF5615 family PIN-like protein, translating into MGKLKIYIDENVDISIAKGLKKQGIEVLTAIDEGLIGKSDIEHFNYARKINAVLFTHDHHFLNIAKRANEKGLNHPGVIFSKMNKYGIGECIRRLSVYAEIITPEEMKNQIEFL
- a CDS encoding ParB/RepB/Spo0J family partition protein, giving the protein MATKKTTVNPEFLYIPVEKIVVMEQVRSSINIETDSFKPLMQSIKDKGILEPLIVTAQDDGTYLLICGERRLVAAKQLGLETVPVRVIEAGKELGDTIALQLTENLQREDLNPIDQAKGILTYIQAKHPDKGYDVGGVMSELVRYKLRTDDISNQLTPTVGVIIEITGKSISTLFNIISLLKLSPEIQAEIRSGNLPVSQGYLFAANLECPDLKNIFDTVIKTPVTNATLERILTAYKKIKPAPVDTKPKSVKKQVKGLISIKTDFDKGIGTYIREDVEKYLYELQVFCNHVQQEMFITPYGKKRPPQV
- a CDS encoding flavodoxin family protein; this translates as MEVLILNGSARGQKGVTGRLLKSFVEGLIDGNASVTEFNVQSLDISPCTACLSCMHKTLGECAVKDDMEHIYKKMKKSDVLVLATPVYTDNMSAQLKKVMDRSVCCMQGFLNKDRFGRVRHLFSWRMPAKFMLISTSGFPEMETFEPLIATYRAQALNFGSEAVAEICVPGSIAIQMEPDALNRHIELIKKAGQEIAAKGSINAGILKELNTPPFTVEGYLIAAAKYESWCRKKLSETGQK
- a CDS encoding serine acetyltransferase — its product is MNKKVKPVSRKQECKIDISNKMGFRREIPSLVNQLVMSYEKNDCFSHTDPEPIPSRASVIDILERVCRIVYPGYFTDTVLDEVNLNYCLGREATEFFDVLSQQATFAIRHDCIRFNQPCTGCEERGQKAAIQLMRDLPQLQKMLGDDIRAAYEGDPASKNFDEIIFSYPGLFAITVYRIANHLYKQNIPLIPRIMTEYAHGRTGIDIHPGVQIGERFFIDHGTGVVIGETTVIGDRVRIYQGVTLGALSLNKDECQQLRDKKRHPTIEDDVIIYANATILGGDTVIGRNSVIGGNVWLTESVPPDTVVFLKKPELIIREKR
- a CDS encoding histidine phosphatase family protein — protein: MNRNNRTRLFLIRHGDTIDEETKKVFKGTSDIPLSEKGREKLQKASQFLTRFNFDHIYTSALSRCIESGKIIAEPHNIETEIAEAFNEIHFGIWEGRSFEEIDEENPTEFRRWVKNPDIHTPPQGEPLIDAQQRSVGIFNEMISRHRGQNVAVVTHAGILRLILASILGMQLSSIFKIGQDYGCINIIDIYKDDITVIKLLNFTLY